AGAGTGGTCTAACATCTGTTCGGATCTGCATTGATATCTTTAACCGAACAAGATTCAGAAGGTGAATTTTAGCTTGTCCGATAACACATTGATATGGTGTGTGTAGCAAAGCTCCTAGTGGACCCTCCATGTCTACAGTACTGCACGAATCTGCTCGCTACTAGGATCGAGACGGCAATGTATATATGAAGACAGCTTCTTGGAGGACTTGTCGAACtctgtatgtgtatatatatatataccaatcaTTGTTCTTAATTTCTCAACAATATCTGCTGATCGAAAAGGTCCCCACATGGCTTCGCAGGAGACCCCTGAAGTGAGCAATACGAAGGAGTCCTCAGAGATGACAAAGGGTCCACATCAAGTGGCTCCTGATCATTCGCAGCATGACGGCCAGGGAAAAATCTCAACTTCTTCCGGCCTAAAGGTTCATGGATTcgaaaatgaaatgatttcaCTGGAAAAAATGCTTAAACGGCGACAAAGTGAGGATGAATTCAAGGCAATTGCGATCGTCGGCGGGCTAGGTGTCGGAAAATCTACTCTTTGCCGAGCGCTTCTCAACAAGAATGAGGTCAAAACCAGCTTCCTTCCCAGGATTTGGGTACGCATGCCCAAGATTGAGAAAAGTGAGGCAGAGAAAAGTGAAGCAGAGAAAATTAAAGCAGAGAAAAGTGATGCAGAGAAAATTCAAGCAGAGAAAAGTGATGCAGAGAAAATTCAAGCAGAGAAGGAAGCTGTCGTTAAAAGAATGTTGGAGTGTCTTGGAGTTGACGAGAAGATCATTCAGAGCATCTCCGTGAAGGATGATAGACGCGCCCTCGATGATAAGGAACGCCTCAATGCTTTACTCTATGCTCTGTATCTCCAACTGAATGGTAAGAAGTATCTCATCGTACTTGATAATGTTTGGAACGGGGATGATTGGTACAGAGATTTGAGTGCTGCAATAAATCGTAGCTATGATTGGAATGAACGTCTTGCATATGGATTGCCAAAAGGAAACGGGGGAACTGTGATTGTCACGAGCAGGAATAAGGAGGTAGCGAAGATGATGGTCGGGAAGGAAGAAAACATACATGACCTTCTGCCACTTTGGAACCAAGAGAGCTGCTGGTCGATATTCACAGACACGGTCGAGAGAGAGAACCAGGTGTTGAATTTAAAggatgaagaagatttgaaaaacgCAAAGAAGGATCTTTTCAAAAAGTGCGGTGGCCTTCCACTCGCAGCAAAGatgatggggaaaactatggcGGAAAAGATCAAGAAAGACGAAGAAGAAGCAGCCAAACAAGAAGCCCTAAAAACCGGCAAGCACTAAGTTTAAGCGTCGGGAAATTAAACGCCAAGATGCTGCCACAGGAATCGGGATCGACGAAGAACCGTAATTTACGAAGTACTTACTGCATTTATTCAATGCTTTTGTCTTTGTTTTAGCATTAAAGTTATTTCTTCAATTCCTTCTTATCGATTCATATATATGATCGGTTTTCATGTATGTCCACGACAGTCTTATTTATCGAAAGGTAAATGTCTTAAATTATCTCTTGATCTGTGTGTACGTGCACTTTCACGTTCACCAGAAGGACTTCTTTCCAATGTTCAATTGCTAGTTTTGTGATTCGTGTTGAAGACCAAGTATCTTTGTAAGGGTGGAAAGCATGcatattttaagaaatttggAGATTGACAGTTAAGTTGGTGAGCTAATAAATGATGCTGTTAGAGTTCCACTTGATAGGATaagtttgttttggttttttctaaTCACAAACAACAGACAGTAAAGGATCATGTGAATGAGGAGTCTCCCCAAGCCGACAATGCCAGCGGTAACAATACCAAGTTGTCTTAAACTAGGGGGTTATCTGTTATCAGCCACGACCCCTCCCAACCCGGttaaacatataaatattttctctatATGAAAGACAGAGATTTGCTTTAGGATACGTGTTTTGTTTGtacaagaaaagagagaaagagaatatgtaaaataaatgaCACATATAGAGCAACCAAGAAATTAAAAACTTCAGCCAATGAAAGGAAATCCGAAGCCAaatcccatctctctctctctccctccctaaGTTTTCTTCATGAAGTTACTACTTTTGATTTATTGACTTGAGAGATCGTCTCCACCAAATCCAGCCCCTTCTTCGATTCACATTCTATTACTGGACTCATATCTAGTGCTTAGCGGCGAAtcaagaatttttcttattgggGCCAAATTTTTTAGCATGCGACgtgttgaaatttaaaaattataaaaatataaatatatattaaattaatcttaataatttgtaatatacacgtagaaataaaatatctttatatatgttTCAAGTTTTTAGCGATAATActttatgaaataatattcatttttttataataaaatatttagaatttatttattccatACAAACTATCAAGTGATTTTTTAGAATGTCATCTTTCATTCTAGTATATATGTAAGCTAGTTTGTTAAGTTTTAtgtaaattctaaatattttcatgtcacattacgcatataatattataatagagatcccaaataagatttttcttaatCAATGAAGTCTAGAGGATAAAACCTCTAAACTATTTTCCATATAAATTGCTaatcttaaatgatttttcttgtatttttattttgaattccaaattaagaagtctaatatttgtataataaaaaattttagaatctatattaataagtttattatttctcataaacttaattttgatttaattttagtgaGATCTtactcttgaaaataaataatatataagaattatataaaattttgagattctacgaaaaaaaattaaaaagatatttctaattatattaaaattttatagaataaatatagattatgaattttttttaggactattttctatatttttaaaattaaaaattttcaaatcgaAGACCAGAGCACAGGGCATTTTCCCATCAACAACAGTAGTACTGGGCATGTTGGCATCGAGAAGAGAATCAATGCTACAGCCCTCTTGAAACATGTTTCAACTTTCCATCGAAACAAAAATCATAGTCTGAATTGTTGGAGCAGAACTCCGGCTGAAGAACTGGTGCATTGAGGGTGGTATCATTGGTTGTTGCAGCATCACTAGCAGAAGGGTTTCTCCAAATTTTTGCAGTGTTTGAGTCCAAGTTCAAGATCTTGATGTATTCTTGTAGAAGGGAGGCTCTGGGGTATTTTGAACGACATTTTCCTTTCGAGTATTGCCTTCTTTTGGTTGCATTCCAATGGTTCTTGATGGAGTTTTCGGTTCTTCCAGGCGAACTCTTTGCAATTTCAGCCCATTTGTTTCCTATCTCTGCATGGGCGTGAATGAGTACCTTGTCCTTCTCTTCACTCCACGCATCCTTCTGCATAGCAATAAAAAAACGTGAAAAGGAATGACTAGTGTTAGTAGATGTAAAGTATATGCATTATATATAGACACAACCCCCACACGTTGCTTGTGTATGTTATGATTGAATGGGTTAAAAGCTTTATAAAATTAGAGCTTAATCCTCATAGTTATAAGACTTTCGAATTAATAGTCAAGTTCTTAataattggtattagagcaaaAACCATGTCATGAGTTCGAGTAACCAAAGGACTATTATCATGTCAGTGTCAATAAAATTGGACACCGTACAGGATATTCTTTCTCTAAAACCAagattttgatattttcatgTACTAGGTATAGATTATGCATATGTCTATGGCTATCTATATTTGTATGAGTgctaagaaattatatatataaaacaaagatAGGAGAAAaagatttattcaatttttttgaattttcattcaaaatataataaataatttaatttttttttaaatctcaataaataatGATAGGTTTACTATCCTTTTACCATCTCTTTACTACTCtagtatatttgaaatttttgattttttaattattttcttttaagtattttt
This Carya illinoinensis cultivar Pawnee chromosome 11, C.illinoinensisPawnee_v1, whole genome shotgun sequence DNA region includes the following protein-coding sequences:
- the LOC122282135 gene encoding probable disease resistance protein At4g19060, which translates into the protein MASQETPEVSNTKESSEMTKGPHQVAPDHSQHDGQGKISTSSGLKVHGFENEMISLEKMLKRRQSEDEFKAIAIVGGLGVGKSTLCRALLNKNEVKTSFLPRIWVRMPKIEKSEAEKSEAEKIKAEKSDAEKIQAEKSDAEKIQAEKEAVVKRMLECLGVDEKIIQSISVKDDRRALDDKERLNALLYALYLQLNGKKYLIVLDNVWNGDDWYRDLSAAINRSYDWNERLAYGLPKGNGGTVIVTSRNKEVAKMMVGKEENIHDLLPLWNQESCWSIFTDTVERENQVLNLKDEEDLKNAKKDLFKKCGGLPLAAKMMGKTMAEKIKKDEEEAAKQEALKTGKH